Proteins encoded within one genomic window of Alcanivorax sp. REN37:
- a CDS encoding aminotransferase class V-fold PLP-dependent enzyme codes for MSGPITLSLPERLRQEFPILSETPYGKPLVYLDNAATTQKPNAVIDAVAHYYRHQNSNVHRGAHYLGDLATAALENARDSVARFIGADREEVIWTRGTTESINLVAHGLRSQLRPGDEVLISSLEHHANIVPWQQACAATGATLKVIPLQADASLDLTDLDQLINANTRVLAVTWASNALGVVTPLHTLIARARDVGALVVVDAAQAISHFQINVRELDCDFMAFSGHKMFGPTGIGVLYGRKEHLNALPPYQTGGEMIETVTFETATWNQLPYKFEAGTPHIAGAIGLGAAVEWLARQDRSAFLAHENDLRDYLTERARAFPGLRIIGDTADKVATLSFLLDGAHPNDVGTLLDQQGVAVRTGHHCTMPLMNLLGIPGTVRASLAPYNSRDDVDALFTALEKAARFL; via the coding sequence ATGAGCGGCCCGATCACTTTGTCGCTGCCAGAACGGCTGCGCCAGGAATTCCCCATCCTCAGCGAGACGCCCTACGGCAAACCGCTGGTGTACCTGGACAACGCCGCCACCACGCAGAAGCCGAACGCGGTGATCGACGCCGTGGCGCATTACTACCGCCACCAGAACAGCAACGTGCACCGTGGCGCTCACTATTTAGGCGACCTCGCCACAGCGGCGCTGGAAAACGCCCGCGACAGCGTCGCGCGCTTCATTGGCGCCGACCGCGAAGAAGTGATCTGGACCCGTGGCACCACCGAAAGCATCAACTTGGTGGCCCACGGCCTGCGGTCACAGTTGCGGCCCGGCGATGAAGTGCTGATCTCCAGCCTCGAACATCACGCCAACATCGTGCCTTGGCAGCAGGCCTGTGCCGCCACCGGTGCCACGCTGAAAGTGATTCCGCTGCAGGCCGACGCCAGCCTCGACCTGACCGATCTGGACCAGCTGATCAACGCCAACACTCGGGTGCTGGCGGTAACCTGGGCGTCCAACGCGCTGGGCGTGGTGACGCCGCTGCACACGCTGATCGCCCGTGCCCGTGACGTCGGCGCCTTGGTGGTGGTGGATGCCGCGCAGGCAATTTCCCATTTCCAGATCAACGTGCGCGAGCTCGACTGCGATTTCATGGCGTTTTCCGGCCACAAGATGTTCGGCCCCACCGGCATCGGGGTGCTGTACGGTCGCAAGGAACACCTCAACGCCCTGCCGCCCTACCAGACCGGCGGCGAGATGATCGAGACGGTGACCTTCGAAACCGCCACCTGGAACCAACTGCCCTACAAGTTCGAAGCCGGCACCCCGCACATCGCCGGCGCCATCGGCCTCGGTGCGGCGGTGGAATGGCTGGCGCGGCAGGACCGCAGCGCGTTCTTGGCCCACGAGAATGACCTGCGCGATTACCTCACCGAGCGCGCGCGAGCGTTCCCGGGACTGCGCATCATCGGTGATACCGCGGACAAGGTGGCGACGCTGTCATTCCTGCTCGACGGCGCCCACCCCAATGATGTTGGCACCCTGCTCGACCAGCAGGGCGTGGCGGTGCGCACCGGGCACCACTGCACCATGCCGCTGATGAATTTGCTCGGCATTCCCGGCACTGTGCGCGCCTCGCTGGCGCCCTATAATAGCCGCGACGACGTGGACGCCTTGTTCACGGCGCTCGAAAAAGCCGCGCGCTTCTTGTAA
- a CDS encoding HesB/IscA family protein, translated as MSDSARRQALKEIERNQAAGLRVAVKPSGCSGYKYVLDYVTEPSAEDISIELEGGVTLYVDAHSMPLVKGAEIDYVTEGVNQFFKFSNPNSQGECGCGESFSVTA; from the coding sequence ATGAGCGACAGCGCTCGCCGCCAGGCACTTAAGGAAATCGAACGCAACCAGGCCGCCGGCCTGCGTGTGGCGGTGAAACCGTCCGGCTGTTCCGGCTACAAATACGTGCTCGATTACGTCACTGAGCCGAGCGCGGAAGATATCAGCATCGAGCTGGAAGGCGGCGTGACGCTGTACGTCGATGCCCACAGCATGCCGCTGGTGAAGGGCGCTGAGATCGACTACGTCACCGAAGGCGTCAACCAGTTCTTCAAGTTCAGCAACCCCAACTCCCAAGGCGAGTGCGGCTGCGGCGAGAGCTTCTCGGTTACCGCCTGA
- the sufT gene encoding putative Fe-S cluster assembly protein SufT, with the protein MSSPPINVAAREQRTVALTRDVTARRVPTGDPVTLPAFSFVNLRQSLGGTFTVTFQGNMMRIDGTDADALGMEPLQLEFEPPAADGSVRQSDLDHVLDTVFDPEIPVSILELGLVYGCDVIRRGEQNVVQVRMTLTAPTCGMGPVLVADVEYRLRLVPNVDLVEVELVFDPPWSRDMMSDAALIELGLF; encoded by the coding sequence ATGTCATCACCGCCGATCAACGTCGCCGCCCGCGAACAACGCACTGTTGCCCTCACCCGTGACGTCACCGCTCGCCGCGTCCCCACCGGCGACCCGGTGACGTTGCCGGCGTTCAGCTTCGTCAACCTGCGCCAATCACTGGGCGGCACCTTCACCGTGACCTTCCAGGGCAACATGATGCGCATCGACGGTACCGACGCCGATGCGCTGGGCATGGAGCCGCTGCAGCTGGAATTCGAACCGCCCGCCGCCGACGGCAGCGTGCGCCAGAGCGATCTGGATCACGTGCTCGACACCGTGTTCGATCCAGAAATCCCGGTGTCGATTTTGGAACTTGGGTTGGTGTACGGCTGCGATGTGATCCGCCGCGGCGAACAAAACGTGGTGCAGGTGCGCATGACCCTCACCGCCCCCACTTGTGGCATGGGCCCGGTGCTGGTGGCGGATGTGGAATACCGCCTGCGCCTGGTACCGAATGTGGATCTGGTGGAAGTTGAACTGGTGTTCGACCCACCCTGGAGCCGCGACATGATGAGCGATGCCGCCCTGATCGAGCTGGGGCTGTTCTAG
- a CDS encoding SufE family protein, whose translation MSLDLSASALGRSITADDVVDTLSFFDDWEQRYQYIIDLGKSLPTFPDDLRTDERLVRGCQSQVWLEVAHDAASQRMDFGVDSDALIVRGLGAIVLAAINHRSPADVLAFDMEDYFARIDLLKHLSPTRGNGIRAMVARIRAAAETAQG comes from the coding sequence ATGAGTCTTGATCTGAGCGCCTCGGCACTGGGGCGCAGCATCACCGCTGACGATGTGGTCGACACCCTGAGCTTCTTCGATGACTGGGAACAGCGTTACCAGTACATCATCGACCTCGGCAAAAGCCTGCCCACGTTCCCCGACGACCTGCGCACTGATGAGCGTCTGGTACGCGGCTGCCAGAGCCAGGTGTGGCTAGAGGTGGCCCACGACGCTGCGTCACAGCGCATGGATTTCGGCGTCGACAGCGACGCGCTGATTGTGCGCGGCCTCGGTGCCATCGTGCTGGCGGCGATCAATCACCGCAGTCCGGCAGACGTATTGGCCTTCGACATGGAAGACTACTTTGCGCGCATCGATCTGCTGAAGCACCTCAGCCCGACCCGTGGTAACGGCATCCGCGCCATGGTGGCGCGCATCCGCGCAGCGGCAGAAACAGCGCAAGGCTGA
- the dacB gene encoding D-alanyl-D-alanine carboxypeptidase/D-alanyl-D-alanine endopeptidase codes for MPILLLALLAFGAPVQAATDWVAAVRAAAQRAQVPERAVAVAAIPMAGGGRSQYLNADQPFAPASTMKVVTAYAGLELVGPAFRWYTRLYTDGQVRGDTLQGNLYFVASGDPKLTQERLWLMLRELRSQGIRQIDGDLVLDDSYFHLPATWPVFNDDGNDPLAPFLVEPHGLLTNLNSHQITLRARDGKVSAWMEPAMAGLKLETDITVSAPGACPTRRNFSWQPSQDRRGQVTLTVRGTLPNGCTVSRYASVLYPDAYTAGLLRGIWAEMGGHWRGDVRLGQLQAGTTLLASSPSPDLTTMVRDINKYSSNPMARMLYLNIGAQNRLPGDANDFVSTERVIREWMTKKGIPVAGLVLDNGSGLSRLERISARQMTLLLEQAWQSPFAAELVASMPLVALDGTLHSRLRNTELVGEGHLKTGSLSGVRAIAGYLRDRDGVTWAVTIFINHRGHVPDRVIDDMLKALRSAG; via the coding sequence GTGCCCATCCTGTTGCTGGCGCTGTTGGCGTTCGGCGCCCCGGTCCAGGCCGCCACCGATTGGGTGGCCGCTGTACGCGCTGCGGCGCAGCGGGCGCAGGTACCGGAACGGGCGGTGGCGGTGGCCGCCATCCCGATGGCCGGTGGCGGACGCTCCCAGTACCTCAATGCCGACCAGCCGTTTGCGCCGGCCTCCACGATGAAAGTGGTCACCGCCTATGCCGGGCTTGAGCTGGTGGGGCCAGCATTCCGCTGGTACACCCGGCTCTATACCGACGGCCAAGTGCGCGGCGATACCCTGCAGGGCAATCTCTACTTTGTCGCCTCCGGCGATCCCAAGCTGACCCAAGAGCGGCTATGGCTGATGCTGCGGGAACTGCGCAGCCAAGGTATCCGCCAGATCGATGGCGACCTGGTGCTGGACGACAGCTATTTCCATCTGCCAGCCACCTGGCCAGTGTTCAATGACGATGGCAATGACCCGCTGGCGCCGTTCTTGGTCGAGCCCCATGGGTTGCTGACCAACCTCAACAGCCACCAGATCACGCTGCGCGCCCGCGATGGCAAGGTCAGTGCCTGGATGGAGCCGGCCATGGCTGGGTTGAAGTTGGAAACCGACATCACGGTATCGGCGCCGGGCGCCTGCCCGACGCGGCGCAACTTCAGTTGGCAGCCATCGCAGGACCGTCGTGGCCAAGTCACCCTCACGGTACGCGGCACGCTGCCGAACGGCTGCACCGTCAGTCGCTATGCCTCGGTGCTGTATCCGGACGCCTATACCGCCGGCCTGCTGCGCGGTATCTGGGCGGAAATGGGCGGGCACTGGCGCGGGGATGTTCGGCTGGGCCAACTGCAGGCGGGCACCACCTTGTTGGCCAGCAGCCCGTCGCCGGATTTGACCACCATGGTGCGCGACATCAACAAATACAGCTCCAACCCGATGGCGCGCATGTTGTACCTGAATATCGGCGCCCAGAACCGGCTGCCCGGTGATGCCAATGACTTTGTGTCCACCGAGCGAGTGATCCGCGAGTGGATGACCAAGAAGGGCATTCCGGTGGCGGGGCTGGTGCTCGATAACGGTTCCGGGTTGTCTCGGCTGGAGCGCATCAGTGCGCGGCAGATGACGCTGCTGCTGGAGCAGGCATGGCAAAGCCCGTTTGCGGCCGAGCTAGTGGCGTCCATGCCGCTGGTGGCATTGGACGGCACCTTGCACAGCCGCCTGCGCAATACCGAGTTGGTGGGCGAGGGCCACTTGAAAACCGGCTCGCTTAGTGGCGTGCGTGCCATTGCCGGCTATCTGCGCGACCGTGACGGCGTGACCTGGGCGGTGACCATCTTCATCAACCACCGCGGCCATGTGCCGGACCGGGTGATCGACGACATGCTCAAGGCGCTGCGCAGCGCCGGTTGA
- a CDS encoding extracellular solute-binding protein, whose protein sequence is MIGTLRVWAGALCAGVVMLVGCSDKAPEQVLYFYNWSEYMPQSVLDDFRKETGIRVVYTTYDSNEAMYARLRLLDSSNAYDLAVPSTYYVSKMRAEGLLQPIDRSRLTHFEQLDPHLVDQAYDPGSQYSVPYLWGTTGMAVNTAVIDAGSVDGWADLWRPELKGRVLLTNDVREVFHLGLRVLGYSGNSTDEAEIAAAYQKLKTLLPSVRAFNSDAPRMPFLEGEADIGVIWNGELVMAQEDMPALQYLYPKEGAVVWVDSFVIPKNARNADAAHQFIDFALRPEIAARISEEIGYATPNLVARDLLPDAVRNNPASYPTDADLEQAEFQTDVGEALLVYERYWELLKAGK, encoded by the coding sequence ATGATCGGAACCCTGCGGGTGTGGGCGGGCGCGCTGTGCGCCGGGGTGGTAATGCTGGTCGGTTGCAGCGACAAGGCGCCGGAGCAGGTGCTGTATTTCTACAACTGGTCGGAGTACATGCCGCAAAGCGTGCTGGATGATTTCCGTAAAGAGACCGGCATCCGCGTGGTCTACACCACCTACGACAGCAACGAAGCCATGTACGCGCGGCTGCGGTTGCTGGACAGCAGTAACGCCTATGATTTGGCGGTGCCGTCCACCTACTACGTCAGCAAGATGCGCGCCGAAGGGCTGCTGCAACCGATCGATCGCAGCCGGCTGACGCACTTCGAGCAGTTGGACCCGCACTTGGTGGATCAGGCCTACGATCCGGGCAGCCAATACTCGGTGCCTTACCTGTGGGGCACCACCGGCATGGCGGTCAATACTGCCGTGATTGATGCCGGCAGCGTCGATGGCTGGGCTGACCTGTGGCGGCCGGAACTCAAAGGCCGAGTGCTGCTCACCAATGATGTGCGTGAGGTGTTTCACCTCGGCTTGCGGGTGCTGGGTTATTCCGGCAACAGCACTGACGAAGCGGAAATTGCTGCGGCCTACCAGAAACTGAAAACGCTGTTGCCGTCGGTGCGCGCGTTCAACTCCGACGCGCCGCGCATGCCGTTCTTGGAAGGCGAGGCGGACATCGGTGTGATCTGGAATGGCGAGTTGGTGATGGCGCAGGAAGACATGCCGGCGCTGCAATACCTGTATCCGAAAGAAGGCGCGGTGGTGTGGGTCGACAGCTTTGTGATTCCGAAAAATGCCCGCAACGCCGATGCGGCGCATCAGTTCATCGACTTCGCCCTGCGCCCGGAAATTGCCGCCCGCATCAGCGAGGAAATTGGTTATGCCACCCCCAACCTGGTGGCGCGCGATCTGTTGCCGGATGCGGTGCGCAACAACCCAGCCAGCTACCCCACTGATGCCGACCTCGAGCAGGCGGAATTCCAGACCGATGTGGGCGAGGCGCTGCTGGTGTACGAGCGCTACTGGGAGCTGCTGAAAGCCGGAAAATAA
- the potC gene encoding spermidine/putrescine ABC transporter permease PotC yields MRLYVGLVYLLLYLPILVLVAFAFNHNRSAYNWGGFSLRWFESLFANRALMEAAGHSLLLAMAAATLSTLIGALTAIALTRYRFRGKPALSGMLFVVMMTPDIVMAIALLALFILLGVQLGFISLLIAHVTFCLPFVVVTVYARLSGFDDRLVEAARDLGASEWQMLRTVLLPVIWPALMAGWLLGFTLSLDDVVVSTFMTGPDFDVLPLRIYSMVRVGLSPEVNALGTLLLALSLVSLLLSHVLITRKSP; encoded by the coding sequence TTGCGTCTTTACGTAGGGCTGGTCTATCTGCTGCTGTACCTGCCGATCCTGGTGCTGGTGGCATTCGCGTTCAACCACAACCGCTCGGCCTACAACTGGGGCGGCTTCAGCCTGCGCTGGTTTGAATCGCTGTTCGCCAATCGGGCGTTAATGGAAGCGGCCGGTCATTCGCTGCTGCTGGCAATGGCGGCCGCCACGCTATCGACGCTGATCGGCGCGCTCACCGCCATTGCACTCACACGCTACCGTTTCCGTGGCAAGCCGGCGCTGAGCGGCATGCTGTTTGTGGTGATGATGACGCCGGATATCGTCATGGCCATTGCGCTACTGGCGCTGTTCATCTTGCTCGGCGTGCAGCTCGGCTTCATTTCATTGCTGATCGCCCACGTGACGTTTTGCCTGCCGTTTGTGGTGGTCACCGTCTATGCGCGGCTAAGCGGCTTTGATGATCGGCTGGTGGAAGCGGCGCGTGATCTCGGCGCCAGTGAGTGGCAGATGCTGCGCACCGTATTGCTGCCGGTGATCTGGCCGGCGCTGATGGCCGGCTGGCTGCTGGGCTTTACGTTGTCGCTGGATGACGTGGTGGTCAGCACCTTCATGACCGGGCCGGACTTCGATGTGCTGCCGCTGCGCATTTATTCCATGGTGCGGGTGGGGCTGTCGCCGGAAGTAAACGCGCTCGGCACCCTGTTGCTGGCGCTGTCGTTGGTGTCACTGTTGCTGTCGCACGTCTTGATTACGAGGAAATCGCCATGA
- the potB gene encoding spermidine/putrescine ABC transporter permease PotB, with protein sequence MFKSTNLFRNAVLWLIWGWLIAFVLVPNLLILVMSVLERDPRDFVRWSLSLDSYARLLDPLYAGVFLRSLWMALVTTGLCLAIGYPFAWAISRLGPRWRPVMMFLLIVPFWTNSLVRTYAIKVLLANNGLINQALLALGWIDAPVQLLYTEAAVIVGLVYVLIPFMILPLYSVFEQLPGPVLEASADLGANRWQTFWRIVVPMTLPGIIAGCLMVLLSALCLFYVSDVLGGARVLLVGNLIKGQFLDARDWPFGAALSVSLAVAMAVLLLAYWHSVRRVRQQVSL encoded by the coding sequence GTGTTTAAGTCCACCAACCTGTTCCGCAATGCGGTGCTGTGGTTGATCTGGGGCTGGCTGATTGCCTTCGTGCTAGTGCCGAACCTGCTGATTCTGGTGATGAGCGTGCTGGAGCGGGATCCGCGCGATTTTGTGCGCTGGAGCCTATCGCTGGACAGCTATGCGAGGCTGCTTGATCCGCTCTACGCGGGAGTATTTCTGCGCTCACTGTGGATGGCGCTGGTCACCACCGGCCTGTGTTTGGCGATCGGCTATCCGTTTGCCTGGGCGATCAGCCGGCTCGGGCCGCGCTGGCGGCCGGTGATGATGTTCCTGTTGATCGTGCCGTTCTGGACCAACTCGCTGGTGCGTACTTACGCCATCAAGGTGCTGCTGGCTAACAATGGCCTGATCAACCAAGCGCTGCTGGCACTGGGTTGGATCGATGCGCCGGTGCAGCTGCTGTACACCGAGGCGGCGGTGATCGTCGGGCTGGTGTATGTGTTGATCCCGTTCATGATCCTGCCGCTTTATTCCGTGTTCGAGCAGTTGCCGGGCCCCGTGCTGGAAGCCTCGGCGGATCTGGGCGCCAATCGCTGGCAGACGTTCTGGCGCATTGTGGTGCCGATGACGCTGCCAGGCATCATCGCCGGCTGCCTGATGGTGTTGCTGTCGGCGCTGTGTCTGTTCTATGTGTCGGACGTGCTCGGCGGCGCCCGCGTACTGCTGGTCGGCAACCTCATTAAGGGGCAGTTTCTGGACGCCCGCGACTGGCCATTCGGCGCCGCGCTCAGCGTGTCCTTGGCGGTGGCAATGGCGGTGCTGTTGCTGGCGTACTGGCACAGTGTGCGCCGCGTGCGCCAGCAGGTGAGCCTGTGA
- the potA gene encoding spermidine/putrescine ABC transporter ATP-binding protein PotA — protein MKDATSATVQVRLEGLCKQFAGKAVLDGFDLDIHQGEFLTLLGPSGCGKTTLLRLLAGFERPDAGRILLEGEDIGALPPNQRPLNTVFQSYALFPHMTVFQNVAYGLRMEGRPLAEQRQRAMDALEMVQLADYAERRPHQLSGGQQQRVAIARAVVKRPRVLLLDEPLSALDFKLRKTMQLELKRLQRELGITFVFVTHDQDEALSMSDRVVVLNQGHIEQLGTPRQLYEHPSSLFVARFVGDANLLPGEITAVYDDGQIEVALLGQSRRLRRPHFDAVPGQPVQVLLRPEDMRLEAPGAPGFPGRVLERSYKGSTLDALVRLEAGPDILASEFFDEDYPDFDHQRGEPVSVSWVPLWEWVLPDEAEHRV, from the coding sequence ATGAAGGACGCGACGAGCGCAACGGTCCAGGTGCGCCTTGAAGGGCTGTGCAAGCAGTTCGCAGGCAAGGCGGTGCTGGACGGTTTTGATCTGGATATCCACCAAGGTGAGTTTCTCACGCTGCTAGGGCCGTCCGGTTGTGGCAAGACCACGCTGTTGCGGTTGTTGGCTGGTTTTGAGCGCCCCGATGCTGGGCGCATCTTGCTGGAAGGCGAGGACATCGGCGCCTTGCCACCGAACCAACGCCCGCTGAATACGGTGTTCCAGAGCTACGCCCTGTTTCCACACATGACGGTGTTCCAGAACGTGGCCTATGGGCTGCGCATGGAAGGCCGGCCGCTGGCGGAGCAGCGCCAGCGCGCCATGGACGCGCTGGAGATGGTGCAGTTGGCCGATTACGCCGAACGGCGGCCGCACCAGTTGTCGGGCGGCCAGCAGCAGCGGGTGGCGATTGCCCGCGCGGTGGTCAAGCGTCCACGCGTACTGCTGCTGGACGAGCCGCTGTCAGCGTTGGACTTCAAACTGCGCAAAACCATGCAGTTAGAGCTGAAGCGGTTGCAGCGCGAGCTTGGCATCACCTTTGTGTTTGTCACCCACGATCAAGACGAAGCACTGTCGATGTCGGATCGGGTGGTGGTGCTGAATCAAGGGCACATTGAGCAGCTTGGCACCCCGCGTCAGCTCTATGAACATCCCTCCAGCCTGTTCGTCGCGCGCTTCGTTGGCGACGCCAACCTGTTGCCCGGAGAAATCACCGCGGTCTATGACGATGGCCAAATTGAGGTGGCGCTGCTGGGCCAGTCGCGTCGCCTGCGCCGGCCTCATTTTGACGCGGTACCGGGACAGCCAGTGCAGGTGTTGCTGCGACCGGAAGACATGCGCTTGGAAGCACCTGGCGCGCCGGGCTTCCCCGGCCGGGTGCTGGAGCGCAGCTACAAGGGCAGCACCTTGGATGCGCTGGTGCGGCTAGAAGCCGGCCCGGACATCCTCGCCAGCGAGTTCTTCGACGAAGACTATCCCGATTTTGACCACCAGCGTGGTGAACCGGTGTCGGTGTCGTGGGTGCCGCTGTGGGAATGGGTGCTGCCGGACGAGGCCGAGCACCGTGTTTAA
- a CDS encoding aminotransferase class V-fold PLP-dependent enzyme, whose translation MKPIYLDYAATTPVDPRVKAAMMDCLDADGLFGNPASRSHLYGWLAEEAAEDARRQVADALQADPREIVWTSGATEADNLALKGAALARRERGRHIISSAAEHKAVLDPLHWLGEQGFDITLLNPGADGIISPQQVADALRDDTILVSLMHANNETGVLTDIAAIGALCRAREVLFHVDAAQTFGKEPLSMATLPVDLLSVCAHKLYGPKGVGALYVRRAPGLVLDAQIHGGGHERGLRSGTLPTHQLVGFGTAAALAMAERESEQARLQALRARLWAGLEATGAVRLNGHPTQRVAGILNVAFPGRDGELLMTAFAGIAISSGSACTSASLDPSHVLTAMGLGAADALSSLRFSLGRFTSEADVDVAIGVVSEALTRLSA comes from the coding sequence ATGAAACCCATCTATCTCGATTACGCGGCCACCACCCCGGTGGACCCGCGCGTGAAGGCGGCCATGATGGACTGCCTCGATGCCGACGGCCTGTTCGGCAACCCTGCATCCCGTTCCCACCTGTATGGTTGGCTGGCGGAAGAAGCCGCTGAAGACGCCCGCCGCCAGGTAGCGGATGCGCTGCAAGCGGACCCCCGTGAAATCGTCTGGACCAGCGGCGCCACCGAGGCCGATAACCTGGCCCTAAAGGGCGCGGCGCTGGCCCGCCGTGAGCGCGGGCGGCACATTATTTCGTCTGCCGCCGAGCACAAGGCGGTGTTGGACCCGCTCCATTGGCTGGGAGAGCAGGGCTTCGACATCACGCTGCTCAATCCCGGTGCCGACGGCATCATCAGCCCGCAGCAGGTGGCCGACGCGCTGCGCGATGACACCATCTTGGTGTCACTGATGCATGCCAACAATGAGACCGGGGTGCTGACCGATATCGCTGCCATCGGCGCGCTGTGTCGCGCGCGTGAGGTGCTGTTCCATGTGGACGCCGCCCAGACCTTCGGCAAGGAGCCGTTGTCGATGGCGACACTGCCGGTGGATCTGCTGTCGGTGTGCGCCCACAAACTCTACGGCCCCAAGGGTGTCGGCGCGCTCTACGTGCGACGTGCGCCGGGGCTGGTGCTCGACGCACAGATCCACGGCGGCGGCCACGAGCGCGGACTGCGTTCCGGCACCTTGCCGACCCACCAGCTGGTGGGTTTTGGCACCGCTGCCGCCTTGGCGATGGCGGAACGAGAGTCCGAGCAGGCGCGGTTGCAGGCGCTGCGTGCGCGATTGTGGGCCGGGCTGGAGGCCACCGGCGCGGTGCGCCTCAATGGTCATCCAACCCAGCGTGTGGCCGGCATTCTCAATGTGGCGTTTCCGGGCCGCGACGGTGAGCTGCTGATGACTGCCTTTGCCGGCATCGCCATTTCTTCCGGTTCTGCGTGTACCTCCGCCTCGCTGGACCCCAGTCATGTGCTCACGGCCATGGGCCTCGGCGCTGCCGATGCGTTGTCGTCCCTGCGCTTTAGCCTTGGCCGTTTCACCAGTGAAGCGGATGTGGACGTCGCCATCGGCGTGGTCAGTGAGGCGCTAACACGACTGTCCGCCTGA
- a CDS encoding Fe-S cluster assembly transcription factor: MRLTTKGRYAVTAMLDLAIHAQHGPVSLADVSERQGISISYLEQLFAKLRRRSLVSSVRGPGGGYQLAGEGIGISIAEIIDAVDENVDVTRCGRQGDCQDGEVCLTHHLWCDLSDQLHGFLSGITLGSLMDRADVQHVAKRQKHRQQQRERVPLSIIN; the protein is encoded by the coding sequence ATGCGTCTGACCACCAAAGGCCGCTACGCCGTTACGGCGATGCTCGATCTGGCGATCCATGCCCAGCATGGGCCGGTATCCCTGGCCGATGTGTCAGAGCGCCAGGGCATCTCCATTTCTTATCTTGAGCAACTGTTCGCCAAGCTGCGTCGGCGCAGCTTGGTGAGCAGCGTGCGCGGTCCCGGCGGCGGCTACCAGCTGGCCGGTGAGGGCATCGGCATCAGCATTGCCGAGATCATCGATGCGGTGGACGAGAATGTGGACGTCACCCGCTGTGGCCGCCAGGGCGATTGCCAGGACGGCGAGGTGTGTCTGACCCACCATTTGTGGTGCGATCTGTCTGACCAGCTGCATGGTTTTCTGTCCGGCATTACGCTCGGCAGCCTGATGGACCGTGCCGATGTGCAGCACGTGGCCAAGCGCCAGAAGCATCGCCAGCAGCAACGCGAGCGCGTACCCTTGAGCATCATCAACTGA
- the cysE gene encoding serine O-acetyltransferase yields MFEGVREDIRSVFDRDPAARNALEVLLTYPGLHALLLHRLAHWCWGRRLKLVARLVSTFSRWATGIEIHPGARIGRRFFIDHGMGVVIGETAEIGDDVTLYQGVTLGGTSWNKGKRHPTLGNNVVVGAGAKVLGPFTVGEGAKVGSNAVVTKAVPAGATVVGIPAKIVRGAPHPERVTEGDVEFEAYGVTSDMQDPTSQAIRALLNHMQAVDAKVDRVCTALAEQGIRGCDEKLPVLSDDDLMLENGNGSKNSNENHS; encoded by the coding sequence ATGTTTGAAGGCGTGCGCGAAGACATTCGTTCTGTGTTCGATCGCGACCCGGCAGCGCGCAATGCGCTGGAAGTGCTGCTGACCTACCCGGGACTGCACGCGCTGCTGCTGCACCGGCTAGCGCACTGGTGCTGGGGGCGCCGCCTGAAACTGGTGGCGCGGCTGGTGTCCACGTTCAGTCGCTGGGCCACCGGCATTGAAATCCATCCCGGTGCGCGCATTGGCCGGCGCTTTTTCATCGACCACGGCATGGGTGTGGTGATCGGTGAGACCGCCGAGATTGGTGACGACGTCACTCTTTACCAGGGCGTCACGCTGGGCGGCACCAGCTGGAACAAGGGCAAACGCCACCCGACGCTGGGCAACAATGTGGTGGTCGGTGCCGGCGCCAAGGTGCTCGGCCCGTTCACCGTTGGTGAGGGCGCCAAAGTTGGTTCCAACGCGGTGGTGACCAAGGCGGTGCCGGCCGGCGCCACCGTGGTCGGTATTCCGGCCAAGATCGTGCGTGGCGCGCCGCACCCGGAGCGGGTGACCGAGGGCGACGTGGAGTTCGAGGCCTACGGTGTCACCAGCGACATGCAGGACCCGACCTCCCAGGCGATCCGCGCACTACTGAATCACATGCAGGCGGTGGACGCCAAGGTTGACCGGGTCTGCACGGCACTGGCGGAGCAGGGCATTCGCGGCTGTGATGAGAAATTGCCGGTGCTCAGTGATGATGACCTGATGCTGGAAAACGGCAACGGCAGTAAAAATTCAAATGAGAATCATTCCTAA